The genomic DNA AAATTATCTATTCCTTTAACATTTACGATATCATTCCATTCTAAATCAGTTTTACTAAATTCGTCGATATCTTCAATTTTAGCAGCGAAGGGAAATGTTAATTCGGATTTCAAAAACTCATACCATTTGTCTTCCTGTACCTCAATTTTTTTAGAACGAATATCCTTTAAAAACTTCTCTATCTTTTCTTGATAAGAATTCATTCTACAAATCCCAGTCAGCATCATTCTGATAAGATTCCACTTCTTCCAGCCAGAATTTCTTTTCATCTTTGATAAATTCTTTCATTCCTTCCAGGTCATCATCATCTATTTTCCCGATCTCATTCAGGTAAGTATAGAATTTTTTAAAACTGGCGATATTTTCTTGAATCGTATATTTACTGGACCAACTTGCTTTCCTGATGAAGTAATCTCCCAGAA from Candidatus Cloacimonadota bacterium includes the following:
- a CDS encoding recombinase, translating into MNDKEYKEWEAKVEKIEKENKLLLSDFEEWLKTKKLKSKTIKNHLLNIDFYINSFLLHYEAETPVEGIIHIGLFLGDYFIRKASWSSKYTIQENIASFKKFYTYLNEIGKIDDDDLEGMKEFIKDEKKFWLEEVESYQNDADWDL